Proteins co-encoded in one Arachis hypogaea cultivar Tifrunner chromosome 11, arahy.Tifrunner.gnm2.J5K5, whole genome shotgun sequence genomic window:
- the LOC112722083 gene encoding cell wall / vacuolar inhibitor of fructosidase 1, giving the protein MKHFSLNTLLCTIVVASIAIAPCESDDKLITETCSKTPYPAQCVSYIKANYKSNDVKGIAGLGIIMAQDFQLKAEAPKDILFKMISAGKRPDIRFEMIACLGNYNYLIDTTMPEAIDAFKLGKPRLAEAYANTAAIGVSNCEKRFNGKSPITNQNNITHEIALILLAIAKQL; this is encoded by the coding sequence ATGAAGCATTTTTCTCTAAATACGTTGTTGTGCACAATTGTTGTGGCTTCAATTGCAATAGCACCATGTGAAAGCGATGACAAACTCATAACAGAAACATGCAGCAAGACACCATACCCTGCTCAATGTGTTAGTTACATAAAAGCTAATTATAAAAGCAATGATGTTAAGGGTATTGCAGGTCTTGGAATAATCATGGCACAAGATTTCCAACTCAAAGCAGAAGCTCCCAAAGACATTCTCTTCAAAATGATTTCGGCGGGAAAGAGACCAGACATTCGATTTGAGATGATAGCTTGTCTTGGAAATTACAATTATCTTATCGATACTACTATGCCTGAAGCCATTGATGCTTTCAAACTTGGGAAACCCCGTTTGGCTGAAGCTTATGCTAACACTGCTGCAATTGGGGTTAGTAATTGTGAGAAAAGATTCAATGGCAAATCGCCAATCACCAATCAGAACAATATTACTCATGAAATTGCTCTCATCCTACTAGCTATTGctaaacaattatag